From Caulobacter segnis, a single genomic window includes:
- the gshB gene encoding glutathione synthase: MSLRVAVQMDPVLGINIDTDTTFLMMLEAQERGHKLWFYTPDKLSLEDGRVFARAQPLEVFAEKGAHAKLGETVVLDMKDDIDVVLMRQDPPFDMAYITATHFLEKIHPHTLVVNNPAEVRNAPEKLFVTDFPGVQPPTLITSDHEAIYDFRARHGDIVLKPLYGGGGSGVARLLADDPNLDALLELHAMIGREQVIAQKFVPAVSKGDKRVLLVNGEPVGAINRVPAEGQVRSNLRVGGRAEAVALTARDLELCKIIGPELKRRGLIFVGIDVIGEYLTEINVTSPTGAQQLKRFTGVNAAAVLWDHIEDIRRNGG; the protein is encoded by the coding sequence ATGTCGCTGCGAGTCGCCGTCCAGATGGATCCCGTGCTGGGGATCAACATCGACACCGACACGACCTTCCTGATGATGCTGGAGGCGCAGGAGCGGGGCCACAAGCTGTGGTTCTATACGCCCGACAAGCTGTCGCTGGAGGACGGGCGGGTGTTCGCCCGGGCCCAGCCGCTGGAGGTGTTCGCCGAGAAGGGCGCGCACGCCAAGTTGGGCGAGACGGTGGTGCTGGACATGAAGGACGACATCGACGTCGTGCTGATGCGCCAGGATCCGCCGTTCGACATGGCCTACATCACGGCCACGCACTTCCTGGAGAAGATCCACCCGCACACCCTGGTCGTTAACAACCCGGCCGAGGTGCGCAACGCGCCCGAGAAGCTGTTCGTCACCGATTTCCCGGGCGTGCAGCCGCCGACCCTGATCACCTCGGACCACGAGGCGATCTACGACTTCCGCGCCCGCCACGGCGACATCGTGCTGAAGCCCCTCTATGGCGGCGGCGGTTCGGGTGTGGCGCGGCTGCTGGCCGACGACCCGAACCTGGACGCCCTCTTGGAACTGCACGCCATGATCGGCCGCGAGCAGGTCATCGCCCAGAAGTTCGTCCCAGCGGTCAGCAAGGGCGACAAGCGCGTCCTGCTGGTGAATGGCGAGCCCGTCGGAGCCATCAATCGCGTGCCGGCCGAGGGCCAGGTGCGCTCGAACCTGCGGGTCGGCGGCCGCGCCGAAGCCGTCGCCCTGACGGCCCGCGACCTGGAACTGTGCAAGATCATCGGACCCGAACTAAAGCGTCGTGGACTGATCTTTGTCGGCATCGACGTCATTGGCGAGTATCTGACGGAAATCAACGTTACGTCGCCCACCGGCGCGCAACAGCTCAAGCGATTCACCGGCGTCAACGCCGCGGCCGTACTCTGGGATCATATCGAGGACATTCGCCGCAACGGTGGGTAA